One segment of Apus apus isolate bApuApu2 chromosome 1, bApuApu2.pri.cur, whole genome shotgun sequence DNA contains the following:
- the DYRK4 gene encoding dual specificity tyrosine-phosphorylation-regulated kinase 4 translates to MLTEIVDKENGTRGDFSQFNLPDSLPESDTRSQTKPSELESTSISVKLPMTASEALKNFRNQLTVYEQKEIFNYTELWFLGLEAKKIEGLPETQNNNCYDDEHGSYLKVLHDHIAYRYEVLEVIGKGSFGQVAKCLDHKTNELVALKIIRNKKRFHSQALVEVKILDALLKKDKDDTHNIIHMKEYFYFRNHFCISFELLGINLYELIKKNNFQGFSLSLIRHFTLCVLRCLQVLYQERIIHCDLKPENILLYHKGQASVKVIDFGSSCYEHQRVYTYVQSRFYRSPEVILGHPYAMAVDMWSLGCIIAELYTGYPLFPGENEVDQLACIMEVLGLPPADFIQAASRKRTFFDSKGFPKSITNSKGKKRCPDSKDLSTVLKTHDAGFLDFLKGCLMWEPALRMTPDEALKHAWIQEPKIYRTKQKTQTSVKLSDDFFCTTEKKKDNTRDSWKDTAYEVECELAERLTPTVPLIGTTENDVQDTRKCVIPEKHLETQMEECIKNDQAEHIGETALPKNSHFFPPIK, encoded by the exons GAAAATGGAACTCGAGGCGATTTTTCCCAATTTAACCTTCCAGACAGTCTTCCTGAAAGTGATACCAGAAGCCAGACAAAACCATCAGAACTGGAAAGCACCAGCATCAGTGTCAAACTGCCTATGACAGCTTCAG AAGCCTTGAAAAATTTTAGAAACCAGTTAACTGTTTATGAGCAAAAAGAAATTTTCAATTATACAGAGCTATGGTTTCTTGGGCTGGAAGCTAAAAAGATTGAAGGTTTGCCTGAAACCCAGAATAATAATTGTTATGATGATGAGCATGGTTCCTACTTAAAG gtTTTACATGACCATATTGCATACCGATATGAAGTGTTGGAGGTGATTGGGAAAGGGTCATTTGGGCAGGTGGCTAAATGTTTGGATCATAAAACAAATGAATTAGTGGCATTGAAAATAATAAGGAATAAGAAAAG ATTTCACAGCCAGGCTTTGGTAGAAGTGAAGATCCTTGATGCTCTCCTGAAGAAGGACAAAGATGATACTCATAATATCATCCACATGAAGGAATACTTCTACTTTCGCAATCACTTCTGTATTTCCTTTGAACTGCTGGG AATAAATTTGTATGAGTTGATCAAAAAGAACAATTTCCAAGGTTTCAGTTTGTCTTTAATTCGACACTTCACTCTGTGTGTGCTGAGATGTTTACAAGTGCTCTACCAGGAAAGAATAATTCACTGTGATTTGAAGCCT gAGAACATACTATTGTACCACAAAGGCCAAGCTTCAGTAAAAGTTATTGATTTTGGATCAAGCTGCTATGAACACCAAAGAG TGTACACCTATGTTCAGAGCCGGTTTTATCGCTCGCCTGAAGTGATTCTTGGTCATCCTTATGCTATGGCTGTTGATATGTGGAGCTTAGGCTGTATTATAGCTGAGCTTTACACAGGCTACCCACTGTTTCCAGGGGAAAATGAAGTTGACCAACTTGCCTGCATCATGGAG GTATTGGGTCTTCCACCAGCTGATTTTATCCAGGCTGCATCAAGAAAGCGAACGTTCTTTG attcCAAAGGTTTTCCTAAATCCATAACTaacagcaagggaaaaaagagatgCCCAGACTCTAAGGATCTAAGTACAGTGCTGAAAACCCATGATGCTGGTTTCTTGGACTTTCTGAAAGGATGTCTGAT GTGGGAACCTGCCCTGCGCATGACTCCTGATGAAGCCCTGAAGCATGCATGGATCCAGGAACCAAAAATatacagaacaaaacagaaaacacagacttCAGTGAAGCTAAGTGATGACTTTTTCTgtacaacagaaaagaaaaaagacaatacTC GAGATAGCTGGAAAGATACAGCCTACGAAGTGGAATGTGAACTGGCTGAAAGACTGACTCCCACTGTGCCCTTAATAGGCACAACAGAAAATGATGTGCAGGATACAAGGAAATGTGTTATTCCAGAGAAACACTTGGAGACCCAAATGGAAGAATGTATAAAAAATGATCAAGCAGAACACATTGGTGAAACAGCTCTTCcaaaaaattctcattttttcccACCAATTAAGTAA